One genomic segment of Hymenobacter psoromatis includes these proteins:
- a CDS encoding 1-aminocyclopropane-1-carboxylate deaminase/D-cysteine desulfhydrase, translating into MTNDFLTPIPHPAAERRGVRLLLWRDDLLNPALPGNKARKLKYNLLQAKAEGQTKLLTFGGAYSNHLAAVATAGRLYNFETIGLVRGEERLPLNPTLTRCVADGMRLHYLDRTTYRRRAEPEFLAEMQRQFGPAYPLPEGGTNTLALRGVAELIGELRQHTDFDAVAVAAGTGGTLAGLTLGLAEAAYPARAVSMAALKGADFLRTEVDELLAATGCVGGRYELHTGYHFGGYAKLPTELRGFIQQFETDYGVLLDPIYTGKLLFGVLDLIEKGHFAPGSTVVAVHTGGLQAWAGFS; encoded by the coding sequence ATGACAAACGATTTTTTAACGCCCATCCCGCACCCCGCCGCTGAGCGACGCGGCGTGCGGCTGCTACTCTGGCGCGATGACCTGCTGAACCCCGCCCTACCCGGCAACAAAGCCCGCAAGCTAAAATACAACCTCTTGCAGGCCAAGGCCGAAGGCCAAACCAAGCTACTCACCTTCGGCGGGGCGTACTCCAACCACCTAGCCGCCGTGGCCACCGCCGGCCGGCTTTATAATTTTGAAACCATCGGCTTGGTGCGCGGTGAAGAGCGCCTACCCCTCAACCCCACGCTAACCCGCTGCGTGGCCGACGGCATGCGGCTGCACTACCTCGACCGCACCACCTACCGCCGCCGAGCCGAGCCTGAGTTCCTGGCCGAGATGCAGCGCCAGTTCGGCCCCGCCTACCCTCTGCCCGAGGGCGGAACGAACACCCTGGCGCTGCGCGGCGTAGCCGAGCTGATTGGCGAGCTGCGCCAGCACACTGACTTTGACGCGGTGGCCGTGGCGGCGGGCACCGGCGGCACGCTGGCCGGCCTCACGCTGGGCCTGGCCGAAGCCGCCTACCCCGCCCGCGCCGTGAGTATGGCCGCGCTCAAAGGCGCTGATTTTCTGCGCACTGAGGTAGATGAGCTGTTGGCGGCCACGGGCTGCGTGGGCGGCCGCTATGAGCTGCACACGGGCTACCACTTCGGCGGCTACGCTAAGCTGCCGACCGAGCTACGGGGGTTTATTCAGCAGTTCGAGACCGATTATGGAGTATTGCTCGACCCGATTTATACCGGTAAGCTACTATTTGGTGTGCTGGATTTAATTGAGAAGGGGCATTTCGCGCCGGGCAGCACTGTGGTAGCCGTACACACTGGCGGCCTGCAAGCCTGGGCGGGGTTTTCATAG
- a CDS encoding DUF4230 domain-containing protein, with translation MLPRLVRRLFPLLVLVALGVFLWRKISPALAGFNPLAPREPRVTVTHNTVLTQVEALGKLELVRYRFKDVVEYKRTAKYPFLPDAKAALIVGGEAVGCLDLRKIRSQDVTLEGDSVVRLILPDPELCGFQVNHSQSRVFSTTNGFFDDGTLVDEAYRYAEAQVRRSALQAGILTETQRNAQQILVPLLHTLTGRRVIIGQRLVAPAAQRKL, from the coding sequence ATGTTGCCTCGCCTTGTCCGCCGCCTGTTTCCCTTACTTGTTCTTGTAGCGCTAGGCGTGTTTTTGTGGCGTAAAATTAGTCCCGCGCTAGCCGGTTTTAATCCGCTGGCTCCGCGCGAGCCGCGGGTGACGGTGACCCACAACACGGTGCTGACTCAGGTGGAAGCGCTCGGCAAGCTGGAGTTAGTGCGCTACCGCTTCAAGGACGTGGTGGAGTATAAGCGCACGGCCAAATATCCTTTTCTGCCCGATGCCAAGGCAGCGCTTATCGTGGGTGGCGAGGCCGTGGGCTGCCTCGACTTGCGCAAAATCCGCTCTCAGGATGTGACCCTGGAGGGCGACTCCGTAGTGCGCCTCATCCTGCCCGACCCCGAGCTGTGTGGCTTCCAGGTTAACCACAGCCAAAGCCGGGTTTTTAGCACCACAAACGGTTTTTTTGACGACGGCACGCTGGTGGATGAAGCCTACCGCTATGCCGAAGCGCAGGTGCGCCGCTCGGCCCTGCAAGCGGGTATCCTGACCGAAACGCAGCGTAACGCGCAGCAGATTCTGGTACCCCTGCTGCATACGCTCACCGGGCGGCGCGTTATCATCGGGCAACGGCTGGTGGCCCCGGCGGCCCAACGCAAGCTGTAG
- a CDS encoding YfhO family protein produces the protein MAVSASLFPTPAPLWQRALPHLLAVLFFVVLAVAYFAPIVFEHQTLAQHDITQFQGGAHETQQWAAEHGHEPLWTNSMFSGMPTYLISVHFPGDLFVYVQKFIALGLPGVVSNLFVALLCGYVLLVALGVRPLVAVAGAVALGFSSYNLAILAAGHNTKSWALAYAPLVLGGLILAMRQNKWLGAALFTFGLTMNVRANHPQITYYLGLLVLIYGIIELVAAIRAGRLPDFFSRVILLGVGALLAIGVSFGRLYTTYEYSKFSNRAPSELKSLPAAPGQAAPSAQQQDRDYAFAYSYGVGETMTLLVPNFYGGSSAMPLPKDSHIAAAGLPEEYLSAMPTYWGDQAYVAGPVYVGVTVCFLFVLGLFVVDKRTRYWLLAGTLVSFILAWGKNFDSINNLIFDYLPGYRSFRAVSMALVMAQLAMPLLAALALARILRPRAALATGPTPPVATEPLHPALAKAARAAAGTPVVVVDSPDNRLRTRQLLYAGAITAGFLLLTWVASLSFDYASPQDANLTQSGFTPQLMSALRADRAELLHNDIWRGLLLVGLTLAALFFYLKGKIDARVAALSVAALVLLDLWTVDKRYLGAKNFQNETIVESFQESPADKQILQDKDQDFRVLNLGNPFNEARTSYFHHSIGGYHGAKLRRYQDLIERQISQNNTSVLNMLNTRYVILPPQKQGEAEQVQRNPGALGNAWFVRELKAVQSPDQEMAALTGLNAKQTAVVDVTKFPAVKPAVYTDSSATIALTDYAPDALTYRYSAAQPSTVIFSEIYYADGWQAFLDGKAVPHFRADFVLRAMQVPAGAHEIKFVFEPKEYKVGNTVSLLSSIGVLLAVVAAGVFGFRQRREDEA, from the coding sequence ATGGCCGTTTCCGCTTCCCTTTTCCCTACCCCCGCGCCGCTGTGGCAGCGGGCCTTGCCGCATCTGCTGGCCGTGTTGTTCTTCGTGGTGTTGGCCGTGGCCTACTTCGCGCCCATCGTGTTTGAGCACCAGACCCTGGCGCAGCACGACATCACGCAGTTTCAGGGCGGCGCGCACGAGACACAGCAGTGGGCCGCCGAGCACGGTCACGAGCCGCTGTGGACCAACTCCATGTTCAGTGGGATGCCGACGTACCTGATTTCGGTGCACTTCCCCGGCGACTTGTTCGTGTACGTGCAGAAGTTTATCGCCCTGGGTTTGCCGGGGGTAGTGAGCAATTTATTTGTGGCGCTGCTCTGCGGCTACGTGCTGCTGGTGGCGCTGGGCGTGCGGCCGCTGGTGGCGGTGGCCGGCGCGGTGGCGCTGGGCTTTTCGAGCTATAACCTCGCTATTCTGGCGGCCGGGCACAACACCAAGTCGTGGGCGCTGGCCTACGCACCGCTGGTGCTGGGCGGGCTCATCCTGGCGATGCGCCAGAATAAGTGGCTGGGCGCGGCGCTTTTCACCTTTGGCCTCACCATGAATGTGCGCGCCAACCACCCGCAGATTACCTATTACCTGGGCTTACTGGTGCTGATTTACGGCATAATTGAGCTGGTGGCGGCCATTCGGGCCGGGCGCCTACCCGACTTTTTCAGCCGGGTCATTTTGCTGGGGGTAGGCGCGCTACTGGCCATCGGCGTGAGCTTTGGCCGCCTTTATACCACGTATGAATACAGCAAATTCAGCAACCGCGCGCCTTCGGAATTAAAATCCTTACCCGCCGCCCCTGGCCAGGCCGCGCCCAGCGCCCAGCAGCAGGACCGCGACTACGCCTTCGCCTACAGCTACGGCGTGGGCGAGACGATGACGCTGCTGGTGCCCAACTTCTACGGCGGCAGCAGCGCCATGCCTCTGCCCAAGGACTCGCATATTGCCGCTGCCGGCCTGCCCGAAGAATACCTGAGCGCCATGCCCACCTACTGGGGCGACCAGGCCTACGTGGCCGGGCCGGTGTACGTGGGCGTCACGGTGTGCTTCCTGTTCGTGCTGGGCCTGTTTGTGGTGGATAAACGCACGCGCTACTGGCTGCTGGCCGGCACGCTGGTGTCATTTATCCTGGCCTGGGGCAAGAATTTCGATTCGATTAATAACCTGATTTTTGACTACCTGCCGGGCTACCGCAGTTTCCGCGCGGTGAGCATGGCGCTGGTAATGGCGCAGCTGGCGATGCCGCTGCTGGCGGCGCTGGCGCTCGCGCGCATTCTGCGGCCGCGGGCCGCGCTGGCCACCGGCCCTACCCCCCCCGTAGCCACCGAACCCCTGCATCCGGCGCTGGCCAAGGCGGCGCGGGCGGCGGCGGGCACGCCGGTCGTGGTGGTCGATTCGCCCGACAACCGCTTGCGCACCAGGCAGCTGCTCTACGCCGGAGCCATCACGGCGGGCTTCCTGCTGCTGACTTGGGTCGCCAGCCTGAGCTTCGACTACGCCTCGCCGCAGGATGCGAACCTGACCCAAAGCGGCTTCACGCCGCAGCTGATGAGCGCCCTGCGCGCCGACCGGGCCGAGCTGCTGCACAACGACATCTGGCGCGGGCTGCTGCTGGTGGGCCTCACGCTGGCGGCGCTGTTCTTCTATTTGAAAGGAAAAATCGATGCCCGCGTGGCCGCGCTGTCCGTGGCCGCGCTGGTACTGCTCGACCTCTGGACGGTGGATAAGCGCTACCTCGGCGCGAAGAATTTTCAGAACGAAACCATCGTGGAGAGCTTCCAGGAAAGCCCGGCCGATAAGCAGATTTTACAGGATAAGGACCAGGATTTCCGCGTATTGAACCTCGGCAACCCATTCAATGAAGCGCGTACGTCGTACTTCCACCACAGCATCGGCGGCTACCACGGGGCCAAGCTGCGCCGCTACCAGGACCTGATTGAGCGCCAGATTTCGCAGAATAATACCAGCGTGCTCAATATGCTGAACACGCGCTACGTTATCCTACCCCCCCAAAAGCAGGGCGAGGCCGAGCAGGTGCAGCGCAACCCCGGCGCGCTGGGCAACGCCTGGTTTGTGCGTGAGCTGAAGGCCGTGCAGAGCCCCGACCAGGAAATGGCCGCCCTCACCGGCCTCAACGCCAAGCAGACGGCCGTGGTAGACGTGACCAAATTCCCAGCCGTGAAGCCGGCCGTGTACACCGACTCGTCGGCCACCATTGCCCTCACCGACTACGCGCCCGATGCCCTCACCTACCGCTACTCGGCAGCCCAGCCAAGCACGGTCATCTTCTCCGAAATCTACTATGCCGATGGCTGGCAGGCTTTCCTGGATGGCAAGGCGGTACCACATTTCCGCGCCGATTTTGTGTTGCGGGCCATGCAGGTGCCGGCCGGCGCGCACGAAATCAAGTTTGTATTTGAGCCCAAGGAATACAAGGTTGGCAACACAGTGTCGCTGCTTTCCAGCATTGGGGTGCTGCTGGCCGTGGTAGCAGCAGGTGTATTCGGCTTTCGCCAGCGGCGGGAAGACGAGGCATAA
- a CDS encoding DMT family transporter, which produces MRVSPGILFMLASTALLATVNVAVKKLADVPTAEIIFARCFISLSLTVWQLRRTGVAVWGPPAARFNLLGRGIFGAGSLVLGFLALKVLPLGGAVTLSFLAPVITAVAAIWLVGEPLKPWQWLFYGLAVAGVVVAKGTAGLLSAGVLLGVGAAVSSGLSSVFLRRIGDKLAPLVPVFYFNVVPLAIASVWMLFDLKLPHGTDWAWLALAGSFTHVALWCLTQAFRAHAANHLAALDYLGLLYGIALGYFVFGEKIRPQVYPGIALVLLGVGLNAWYTARQGREKS; this is translated from the coding sequence ATGCGCGTCTCGCCCGGAATTCTTTTTATGCTGGCCTCCACGGCCCTGCTGGCCACGGTCAACGTGGCTGTGAAGAAGCTTGCCGACGTGCCCACGGCTGAAATTATTTTCGCGCGCTGCTTTATCTCGCTCAGTCTCACGGTGTGGCAGCTGCGGCGCACGGGCGTGGCGGTGTGGGGGCCACCGGCGGCGCGCTTCAACCTGCTGGGGCGCGGCATTTTCGGGGCCGGCTCGCTGGTGCTGGGCTTTCTAGCCCTCAAGGTGCTACCCTTGGGTGGGGCTGTTACGCTCAGCTTCCTGGCCCCGGTAATAACGGCGGTGGCCGCCATCTGGCTGGTGGGCGAGCCGCTAAAGCCCTGGCAGTGGTTATTTTACGGCCTGGCGGTGGCGGGCGTGGTGGTGGCTAAGGGCACGGCGGGGCTACTGTCGGCGGGCGTGCTGCTGGGGGTAGGGGCGGCGGTATCGTCGGGCCTGAGCAGCGTTTTCTTGCGGCGGATAGGCGATAAGCTCGCGCCGCTGGTGCCGGTTTTCTACTTCAACGTGGTGCCGCTGGCCATCGCCTCGGTCTGGATGCTGTTTGACCTGAAGCTGCCGCACGGCACCGATTGGGCCTGGCTGGCGCTGGCGGGCAGCTTCACGCACGTGGCGCTCTGGTGCCTTACGCAGGCCTTCCGGGCCCACGCCGCCAACCACCTGGCGGCCCTCGATTACCTGGGCCTGCTCTACGGCATCGCGCTGGGCTACTTTGTTTTTGGTGAAAAGATTAGGCCCCAGGTCTACCCCGGTATTGCGCTGGTGCTGCTGGGGGTAGGGCTGAACGCCTGGTATACGGCCCGCCAGGGCCGGGAAAAGTCCTGA
- a CDS encoding regulatory protein RecX, which translates to MFKDPTKAPKNYTPGEALPKIAAYCAYQERTQKEVEEKLKSYGLDEDDAGEIIIRLSREKLLDEERYAQAYARGKHRTNGWGRRRIRLELKAKGLSEYCLQSGMKELENDEYYEKLKQLLGQRDAREKETHPLKRKMKLMAYLTQKGYESDLIQEALGELNDSK; encoded by the coding sequence ATGTTCAAAGACCCCACTAAAGCGCCCAAAAACTACACGCCCGGCGAGGCGCTGCCCAAAATCGCGGCCTACTGCGCCTACCAGGAGCGTACCCAGAAGGAGGTCGAAGAAAAATTGAAAAGCTACGGCCTCGACGAGGACGACGCGGGCGAAATCATTATCCGCCTCAGCCGCGAAAAGCTGCTTGATGAGGAGCGCTACGCTCAGGCCTACGCCCGCGGCAAGCACCGCACCAATGGCTGGGGTAGGCGCCGCATTCGCCTCGAACTCAAGGCTAAAGGCCTCAGTGAGTACTGCCTTCAGAGCGGGATGAAAGAACTGGAAAACGACGAGTACTATGAAAAGCTCAAGCAGCTGCTGGGCCAGCGCGACGCCCGCGAAAAAGAAACCCACCCGCTAAAGCGCAAAATGAAGCTCATGGCCTACCTCACCCAGAAAGGCTACGAGTCGGATTTGATTCAGGAAGCGCTGGGCGAGCTGAATGATAGTAAGTAA
- a CDS encoding FMN-dependent NADH-azoreductase — translation MKILQVISSPRGGASFSKKLGLGIIEKLQAANPGSTVQVRDLATHPFPHLEEAKLNALFTPVEKRTPEQHEAAKHSDDAIAEVMAADVLVVEAPLYNFGIPSTLKAWIDHIVRAGKTFNYVNGRPEGLVKNKKVYIAVASGGVYSEGPMVSYDFVAPYLKTVFGFLGLTDMEVVRVEGTSMPGVQDTALEKALASVHIGAAATA, via the coding sequence ATGAAAATTCTGCAAGTTATTTCCAGCCCCCGTGGTGGGGCTTCGTTCAGCAAGAAGCTGGGCCTGGGTATCATTGAGAAGCTCCAAGCCGCCAACCCTGGCAGCACCGTGCAAGTGCGCGACCTGGCTACTCACCCCTTCCCACACCTGGAAGAAGCTAAACTGAATGCACTGTTTACGCCGGTTGAGAAGCGCACGCCCGAGCAGCACGAAGCCGCTAAGCACTCCGACGACGCCATTGCGGAAGTAATGGCTGCCGACGTACTCGTAGTGGAAGCCCCGCTCTACAACTTTGGCATTCCTTCTACGCTTAAAGCCTGGATTGACCACATCGTACGCGCCGGCAAAACGTTCAATTATGTGAATGGCCGGCCCGAGGGTTTGGTGAAAAATAAAAAAGTATACATCGCGGTGGCAAGCGGCGGTGTGTATTCCGAAGGACCGATGGTCAGCTACGACTTCGTGGCTCCTTACCTGAAAACCGTGTTCGGCTTCCTGGGCCTGACCGATATGGAGGTAGTGCGGGTAGAAGGCACCTCCATGCCCGGCGTGCAGGACACGGCCCTCGAAAAAGCGCTGGCCAGCGTGCATATTGGCGCGGCCGCCACGGCCTAG
- a CDS encoding endonuclease/exonuclease/phosphatase family protein — protein sequence MRSALFLLLSMLLMSHLALAEKSPVPLRVATYNLRMSAANDGADSWPNRKELVKSLVRYYDFDVFGTQEGFQGQLTDIAELPQYAFVGKGREDGKQAGEHSAIFYKKARLQLLQTGDFWLSQTPDRPSLGWDATCCNRICTWAQFKDLKTNKVFFFFSVHFDHQGVEARRQSGLLMVQKIKEIAKSAPIICVGDLNSTPDTEQVKTLQTLLRDAYQVTQQPAYGPVGTYNAFKLDALLTDRIDYIFVSPGIQVLTYAALTDSMRGHYPSDHFPVVADVVIP from the coding sequence ATGCGTTCAGCCCTTTTCTTACTCCTAAGCATGTTGCTGATGAGCCACTTAGCCCTAGCCGAAAAAAGCCCCGTGCCGCTGCGCGTAGCCACCTACAACCTGCGCATGAGCGCGGCCAACGATGGTGCCGACTCCTGGCCCAACCGCAAGGAGCTGGTCAAAAGCCTGGTGCGCTACTACGATTTCGACGTGTTCGGCACGCAGGAGGGCTTTCAGGGGCAGCTCACCGACATTGCCGAGCTGCCGCAGTATGCATTTGTGGGCAAGGGCCGCGAAGATGGCAAACAGGCCGGCGAGCACTCGGCTATTTTTTATAAAAAAGCCCGGCTTCAGCTGCTGCAAACCGGCGACTTCTGGCTCAGCCAGACGCCCGACCGGCCCTCGCTGGGCTGGGATGCCACCTGCTGCAACCGCATCTGCACCTGGGCGCAGTTCAAAGACCTCAAAACCAATAAGGTATTCTTCTTCTTCAGCGTGCATTTCGACCACCAGGGCGTGGAGGCCCGCCGCCAGTCGGGCCTGCTGATGGTGCAGAAAATCAAGGAAATAGCCAAGAGCGCGCCCATCATCTGCGTGGGCGACCTGAACTCAACACCCGACACCGAGCAGGTGAAAACGCTGCAAACGCTGCTGCGCGACGCTTACCAGGTAACGCAGCAGCCTGCCTACGGCCCCGTTGGTACCTACAACGCCTTCAAGCTCGATGCCCTGCTCACGGACCGCATTGACTATATTTTTGTGAGCCCTGGCATTCAGGTGCTCACCTACGCCGCCCTCACCGACTCGATGCGCGGCCATTACCCCTCCGACCACTTCCCGGTGGTAGCCGACGTGGTGATACCCTAA